The Yersinia intermedia genome window below encodes:
- the phoA gene encoding alkaline phosphatase, whose translation MQNRVSTLSGIALSTLILTSSWFTPNAIAAATGLYDRSAQGDITQFGGARRLTNDQTQALRDSLSNKTVKNVILLIGDGMGDSEITSARNYAMGAGGFFKGIDALPLTGQYTHYSLDKKTQKPDYVTDSAASATAWSSGVKTYNGALGVDVFGKDHVTLLELAKKAGKATGNVSTAELQDATPAAQFAHVTGRKCYGPEETSEKCGSNALENGGRGSITEQMITGRADVTLGGGAKSFSQVAKAGEWKDRSLREQALARGYVIVENLDDLNAIKQADQQKPLLGLFSPGNMPVRWQGPKASYHGNLDKPPVVCENNAERTKDIPTLAVMTEKAIDLLKNNEKGFFLQVEGASIDKQDHAANPCGQFGETVDLDEAVQKALDFARADGNTLVIVTADHAHSSQIIEADAKAPGLTQALTTKDGAVMAISYGNSEDDSQGHTGSQLRIAAYGPHAANVVGLTDQTDLFFTMRDAMAIK comes from the coding sequence ATGCAAAACCGCGTATCCACTTTGTCCGGCATAGCGTTATCCACCCTGATACTCACCAGCTCATGGTTTACACCGAATGCTATCGCCGCCGCCACTGGTCTCTATGACCGTAGCGCCCAAGGTGATATCACTCAATTTGGTGGGGCACGGCGTTTGACTAATGATCAGACACAGGCTCTTCGTGACTCGCTGTCCAACAAAACAGTAAAAAATGTCATTTTACTGATTGGCGATGGTATGGGGGACTCAGAAATCACCTCAGCACGTAACTATGCCATGGGAGCCGGTGGTTTCTTTAAAGGAATTGATGCTTTGCCACTGACAGGGCAATACACGCACTATTCATTAGATAAGAAAACACAAAAACCGGATTACGTGACTGATTCAGCAGCCTCCGCAACAGCCTGGTCTTCAGGTGTAAAAACGTATAATGGCGCACTGGGTGTTGATGTGTTCGGAAAAGATCACGTCACCTTGTTGGAATTGGCGAAAAAAGCCGGTAAAGCAACAGGTAACGTCTCAACGGCTGAACTACAAGATGCCACTCCTGCGGCACAGTTTGCTCATGTTACTGGGCGAAAATGCTATGGGCCAGAGGAAACCAGCGAGAAATGTGGCAGCAATGCGCTGGAAAATGGTGGGCGCGGATCCATTACCGAGCAAATGATTACTGGGCGGGCGGATGTCACATTGGGTGGTGGCGCTAAATCATTTAGCCAGGTGGCTAAAGCTGGTGAATGGAAAGACAGATCTCTGCGTGAACAAGCCCTGGCGCGAGGCTATGTTATTGTCGAAAACCTTGATGATCTGAATGCAATAAAGCAGGCTGACCAACAAAAACCGCTATTAGGGTTATTTAGCCCAGGTAACATGCCAGTACGTTGGCAGGGGCCGAAAGCGTCTTATCATGGCAATTTGGATAAGCCGCCAGTAGTCTGTGAAAATAATGCCGAGCGTACTAAAGATATTCCGACCTTGGCAGTGATGACCGAAAAAGCGATTGATTTACTGAAAAATAACGAAAAAGGCTTCTTCTTACAGGTTGAAGGCGCATCCATTGATAAACAAGATCATGCGGCGAACCCTTGTGGTCAGTTCGGTGAAACTGTCGATTTGGATGAGGCAGTACAAAAAGCACTCGATTTTGCTCGAGCAGACGGTAATACCTTGGTTATTGTGACAGCAGACCACGCGCATTCCAGTCAAATTATTGAAGCAGATGCTAAAGCGCCAGGTTTAACACAAGCGTTAACCACGAAAGATGGTGCTGTTATGGCTATAAGCTACGGCAACTCTGAAGATGATTCTCAGGGGCACACTGGCTCGCAATTGCGTATAGCAGCTTACGGACCACATGCGGCAAATGTGGTTGGTCTAACAGACCAAACTGATTTGTTCTTTACCATGCGTGATGCGATGGCGATTAAATAA
- the rbsK gene encoding ribokinase, with protein MDIAVIGSNMVDLITYIDEMPQIGETLEAPNFEIGCGGKGANQAVAAAKLGANVMMVTRVGDDLFAENTIRNLQKAGVDTQYVKSVAGSSSGVAPIFVDKSSQNRILIIKGANNHLLPADVEAAADALKACQLIILQLEIPLETVYAAIDFARQHQIKVILNPAPASKALDIGYACQCEFFMPNETELAILTGMPVDSLDNIYRAGRSLLDKGLHNLIITLGHRGSLWMHGEHIDHVPPVSVHAIDTSGAGDAFIGCFAHEYVQHGNILKAMKMASAFAAYSVTGKGTQRSYPDAPQFIDFLKTLHQGK; from the coding sequence ATGGATATTGCTGTGATTGGTTCCAACATGGTTGATTTGATCACTTATATTGATGAAATGCCGCAAATCGGGGAAACGTTAGAAGCGCCAAACTTTGAAATTGGTTGTGGGGGGAAGGGGGCAAATCAAGCTGTTGCCGCAGCTAAGTTAGGTGCCAATGTGATGATGGTTACTCGGGTCGGTGATGATCTTTTTGCCGAAAATACCATAAGAAATCTGCAAAAAGCGGGGGTTGATACTCAATACGTAAAATCTGTTGCGGGGTCCTCGAGCGGTGTGGCCCCGATTTTCGTAGATAAATCATCACAAAACCGAATTCTGATTATCAAGGGTGCTAACAATCATTTACTACCTGCTGATGTAGAAGCTGCTGCTGATGCTCTCAAAGCTTGCCAATTGATTATTCTGCAACTCGAAATCCCGCTGGAAACTGTCTATGCCGCCATCGACTTTGCCCGCCAGCACCAGATTAAAGTCATTCTTAATCCAGCGCCCGCATCTAAAGCTCTGGATATCGGTTATGCATGTCAGTGCGAGTTTTTTATGCCGAATGAAACTGAATTGGCGATTCTGACTGGGATGCCGGTTGATAGTTTGGATAACATTTACCGTGCGGGGCGCAGCTTATTGGATAAAGGCTTACATAACCTGATTATTACGTTGGGGCATCGCGGCTCATTATGGATGCACGGTGAGCACATTGATCATGTACCGCCGGTTAGCGTACATGCCATTGACACCAGCGGCGCAGGTGATGCTTTCATTGGCTGTTTTGCTCATGAATATGTCCAGCACGGTAATATATTAAAAGCGATGAAAATGGCTTCTGCTTTTGCAGCCTATAGTGTCACCGGAAAAGGAACTCAACGTTCTTATCCTGATGCGCCGCAATTTATTGATTTTTTAAAGACCCTACACCAAGGAAAATAA
- the fucP gene encoding L-fucose:H+ symporter permease: MRINTVQLPDGYLNKTPLFQFILLSCLFPLWGCAASLNDILITQFKSVFALSDFASALVQSAFYGGYFLIAIPASLVIKKSSYKVAILIGLTLYIVGCMLFYPASHMATYTMFLAAIFAIAIAIGLSFLETAANTYSSMIGHKDYATLRLNISQTFYPIGALMGIVLGKYLVFQEGDSLHNQMASMTPEQIHAFRLTMLEHTLEPYKYLIFVLLLVMLLFVITRYPHCKPQGDSGKKVVSPSLKETLKYLAGNSRFKKGIAAQFLYVGMQVAVWSFTIRLALNLGASNERDASNFMIYSFICFFIGKFVANFLMTRFKAEKVLIAYSILGALTLFYVVTVPNFTAVYAAVFVSVLFGPCWATIYAGTLDTVDNKYTEVAGAIIVMSIVGAAVVPALQGFVSDHLGSMQHAFVVSLLCFAYVGFYFWGELRNKQRTSAATLANNES, encoded by the coding sequence ATGCGTATTAATACCGTTCAACTGCCAGATGGCTATTTAAATAAAACACCATTATTCCAATTTATTTTGCTTTCCTGCTTATTCCCGCTTTGGGGATGTGCAGCCAGTCTGAATGATATTTTAATTACTCAATTCAAAAGCGTATTTGCGCTTAGTGATTTTGCCAGCGCATTAGTACAAAGCGCCTTTTACGGCGGTTATTTTCTGATTGCTATTCCAGCCTCTTTGGTTATCAAAAAAAGTAGCTACAAAGTTGCTATATTAATCGGGTTAACACTTTATATTGTCGGATGTATGTTGTTTTATCCAGCATCTCATATGGCAACATATACTATGTTTCTGGCCGCTATTTTTGCCATTGCCATTGCCATTGGTTTAAGTTTTCTTGAAACTGCGGCTAACACATACAGCTCCATGATCGGTCATAAAGACTATGCTACTTTACGGCTTAATATCAGCCAAACTTTCTACCCGATCGGCGCATTGATGGGGATAGTCCTCGGCAAGTACCTGGTGTTTCAGGAAGGTGATAGTTTACACAATCAAATGGCCTCGATGACACCAGAGCAGATTCATGCTTTTCGTCTTACGATGTTAGAACATACATTGGAGCCTTATAAGTATCTGATTTTTGTTCTGCTGCTGGTGATGCTGTTATTTGTTATTACTCGTTACCCTCATTGCAAACCACAAGGTGATAGCGGTAAAAAAGTAGTTTCACCGTCATTAAAAGAAACCTTGAAATATTTGGCAGGGAACAGTCGTTTTAAAAAAGGAATTGCGGCGCAGTTCCTCTATGTGGGTATGCAAGTCGCAGTATGGTCTTTTACGATCCGTCTGGCCTTAAACCTGGGCGCATCTAATGAGCGAGATGCATCGAACTTCATGATTTACAGTTTTATTTGCTTCTTTATTGGTAAGTTTGTGGCCAACTTCCTGATGACACGATTTAAAGCTGAAAAAGTGTTAATTGCCTATTCTATTTTAGGCGCACTAACGCTTTTTTATGTCGTAACCGTGCCCAATTTTACTGCGGTATATGCAGCGGTATTTGTCAGCGTCTTATTTGGACCATGCTGGGCGACTATCTATGCTGGCACCCTGGATACAGTGGACAACAAATATACCGAAGTGGCTGGGGCCATTATTGTGATGTCGATAGTAGGGGCCGCAGTGGTTCCGGCATTACAAGGGTTTGTGTCTGATCATCTTGGATCAATGCAACATGCTTTCGTTGTCTCATTATTGTGCTTTGCCTATGTTGGTTTCTATTTTTGGGGTGAACTGCGCAATAAACAACGGACAAGTGCGGCAACATTGGCAAATAATGAGTCCTAA
- a CDS encoding aldose 1-epimerase family protein, with translation MTAKITLIREQFSRQEQEIYSSSDFTVISFKYASGIEALKIVNSRGYVTVLPYYGQMIWDAEFDGHNLKMENMFSQPKRGENIVDTYGCFAFHSGLRRNGCPSPEDDHVLHGEMPCAEMDHAWLLIDGETLAVTGSVEYVKGFGDHYCAQPLVRLRAASAQFDIEMNVTNLSSMPMPLQYMCHMNYTYIPGATFRQNLPGSALKLRETVPAHVHPTPQWLHYTQQLRERTQGLTDLNESEFYDPEIVFFADNLAQYFDNAEFFMLSPQGHRFVTRFSTAQFNYATRWILHNGDQKVAAFILPATCRPEGYLAAKEKGTLLMLSPGESRHFSVTTGVV, from the coding sequence ATGACCGCCAAAATAACGCTAATCCGTGAACAGTTTAGTCGTCAAGAGCAAGAAATTTACAGCAGCAGTGATTTTACTGTCATCAGTTTTAAATATGCCTCGGGTATTGAAGCGCTGAAAATTGTTAACTCCCGTGGGTATGTGACCGTTTTACCTTATTACGGCCAAATGATTTGGGATGCGGAATTTGATGGGCACAACCTGAAAATGGAGAACATGTTTTCTCAGCCTAAGCGTGGCGAAAACATTGTCGATACCTACGGTTGTTTTGCTTTCCACTCAGGTTTACGCCGTAATGGTTGCCCATCACCTGAGGACGACCATGTATTACACGGTGAAATGCCTTGTGCTGAAATGGACCACGCTTGGCTCCTTATTGATGGTGAGACACTTGCCGTCACAGGCAGTGTGGAGTATGTAAAAGGGTTTGGTGATCATTATTGCGCGCAACCGCTGGTCAGGCTCAGGGCCGCTAGTGCACAGTTCGATATTGAGATGAATGTGACTAACTTATCCAGTATGCCGATGCCTTTGCAGTATATGTGCCATATGAATTACACCTATATCCCTGGAGCCACTTTCCGTCAAAACTTGCCAGGGTCCGCGCTGAAATTGCGTGAGACAGTACCGGCGCATGTTCACCCTACGCCGCAATGGCTGCACTACACCCAGCAATTACGGGAAAGAACCCAAGGGTTAACCGATTTAAATGAATCGGAGTTTTACGATCCAGAGATTGTATTCTTTGCCGATAATCTTGCGCAATATTTTGATAATGCTGAGTTCTTTATGTTGTCACCACAAGGGCATCGTTTTGTGACTCGATTTTCCACTGCACAGTTTAATTATGCTACTCGCTGGATTTTACATAATGGTGATCAGAAAGTGGCTGCATTTATTTTACCCGCAACTTGCCGCCCGGAAGGGTATTTGGCAGCAAAAGAGAAGGGCACTTTACTGATGTTATCTCCTGGAGAGAGTCGCCATTTTAGCGTAACCACTGGGGTGGTTTAA
- a CDS encoding HalD/BesD family halogenase yields MQKLAEIINMEANPINDAMFIAQCKNTLETCGALVLSNFLQPHALRSIKQEGVSHQHRAYYAANQHNVYLTKADSAFSTDHPRNRLVTSSKGCITDEEIPTDSALRTLYNAQNFQDFLCAVLDEEQLYPYADSLSSINLHYASQGQELGWHFDNSSFAITLLVQKPHAGGVFEYIEEMRDADKGEMNYSGVERLLNQQITPKTLQIEPGDLVLFRGRNAIHRVTPTQGDITRMLVVLAYNAQPDIALSETARMTFYGRI; encoded by the coding sequence ATGCAGAAGCTCGCCGAAATTATTAATATGGAAGCCAATCCAATCAACGATGCCATGTTCATAGCACAGTGCAAGAATACGTTAGAAACATGCGGTGCCTTGGTGCTATCAAACTTCTTGCAGCCCCATGCCCTGAGAAGTATCAAACAAGAAGGCGTCAGTCATCAACATCGCGCTTACTATGCGGCTAATCAGCATAACGTTTACCTGACCAAAGCAGATTCTGCCTTTTCTACCGATCACCCTCGCAACCGCTTGGTTACTTCTTCAAAGGGTTGTATTACCGACGAAGAAATCCCCACTGATTCAGCACTGCGAACCTTGTATAACGCGCAAAATTTCCAAGATTTCTTGTGTGCTGTATTGGATGAAGAACAACTCTACCCCTACGCCGATTCACTCTCTTCAATTAACTTACACTATGCCAGTCAAGGCCAAGAGTTAGGTTGGCATTTTGATAACTCGTCATTCGCCATCACCTTATTAGTACAAAAACCACACGCTGGCGGCGTTTTTGAATATATCGAAGAGATGCGCGATGCCGATAAAGGTGAGATGAATTACTCTGGCGTGGAACGGCTATTAAACCAGCAGATCACACCCAAAACATTGCAAATTGAACCTGGGGATTTAGTGTTATTTCGTGGAAGAAATGCTATTCACCGTGTCACGCCGACACAGGGGGATATTACGCGAATGCTAGTGGTATTAGCCTATAACGCCCAGCCCGATATTGCGTTATCCGAAACAGCCAGAATGACTTTTTATGGCCGTATTTAG
- a CDS encoding LysR substrate-binding domain-containing protein: MNSLKAVRLPTLTAILAFETAANTGSLASAAARLSLTPAAVSQQIRQLEQHLGIQLFARSKSGVELTPQGSAYLAYVQQAFETLRMAQQSMARDKDNISLNISALPALASRWLNPHLKQWLAQYPDVDIRIHATHGVVDFNRTAADFYLAFGDEHYPQQEKEILFQDWVFPVASPHLLTAPWLDGKHNIIYPMIHVDWGKEGQFLPDWHEWLLSAKLDECVPNRGPTYNLTSMAIDSAVAGNGILLGQQHLIKKELDEGSLIQLSEHKLPVTKPYYLIYPKRTLDKPKAVEFIQWLHSLC, encoded by the coding sequence ATGAATAGTTTAAAGGCTGTCCGTTTGCCAACGTTAACAGCCATTCTCGCATTTGAAACAGCCGCAAATACTGGCAGTCTGGCCAGCGCGGCTGCGCGACTATCGTTAACCCCAGCGGCTGTTAGCCAGCAAATACGTCAGTTAGAACAACATCTGGGGATTCAATTATTTGCCCGCTCGAAGTCAGGCGTTGAACTGACCCCGCAAGGTAGTGCCTATTTAGCTTATGTACAGCAGGCATTTGAAACATTACGCATGGCACAACAGAGTATGGCGCGGGATAAAGACAATATATCATTAAATATCTCAGCACTGCCCGCCTTGGCTAGCCGATGGCTTAATCCACATCTCAAGCAATGGTTAGCCCAATATCCTGATGTGGATATTCGGATTCATGCTACTCACGGGGTGGTTGATTTCAATCGTACTGCGGCAGATTTCTATCTGGCTTTTGGTGATGAACATTATCCCCAGCAAGAGAAAGAAATACTATTTCAGGATTGGGTTTTTCCGGTTGCGAGTCCACACTTATTAACCGCCCCGTGGCTGGATGGTAAGCACAACATTATCTACCCGATGATACATGTTGATTGGGGCAAAGAAGGGCAGTTCTTACCGGATTGGCATGAATGGTTGCTGTCGGCAAAGCTGGATGAGTGTGTTCCTAATCGGGGGCCAACCTACAATTTAACCTCCATGGCGATTGATTCGGCAGTTGCGGGGAACGGTATTTTACTGGGCCAACAACATTTGATTAAAAAAGAATTAGATGAGGGGAGTTTAATTCAATTATCTGAACATAAATTACCCGTTACCAAACCCTATTATTTAATTTACCCCAAGCGAACCCTGGACAAACCCAAAGCGGTGGAGTTTATCCAATGGTTGCATAGTCTTTGCTAG
- a CDS encoding TerB N-terminal domain-containing protein: MAKRKSTGTGWVILLIVVLGLMTGISREVWIALSAAILCMYFVWQNLKGAKRHVALPINADMQKTAAIPDLGDYPITPSQLEPEHTPEGSSVNQPPSVDKAKKTETSRGSLARASWLRPGELAVVAGINLPDGMVYIGNKYKSNRTGAEPAFINPSMDVAEQEIDISLPLIDNAPDYSTCSPQARRAYLQWLADGRKSPLVHIGYVFLFFYGLEHRILIDAAIDPVAKKELPILEEEINRLLNIYGKNNAFNHYAQNLLVYISRVNIEEKLYLSPPPLTREASTELPLALLVGLGQLAVDQQPLPAAWALAWGEADPAINQNISMAHCADIFASLFQQRYREQYGNGFLLPVNRTKLLIFYRPASAGLMGQEFFQQMGDLPNVAVCKAHRDKLRPIFESCQHDLDIYNRFASVNPKKKMSLEGQLLLPSPLWSEALKTELESIKTRVGYGLLMVTLDELFLRLSTACGTKPLERLSRSHVMALTFALASLQVGIEPDVSADNRTPVLQDTVALFPIESMVAESATFAEYRVTMLAVELACAAVMIDGRIGEPESMILTRHIDAWGYLSPGQRMRLKAYLQPGIRKSNTLLALKNNLEPLSLDNRRAIARFLAHLIQVEGTITPPEVKFLERVYKRFALDSKLVYSDLDSRATPMTLSLPSQTAEVINDTDRINLLKNESQRLVALLENLFVTETVDAAVQEEINPQSMAAITASLPDSIATFLKLLISRDAWEKVKLTEIALDMEIKIEDALIEINRKVLSAFDAPLITGEEIIAINRDISAALLI, from the coding sequence GTGGCGAAGAGAAAATCTACCGGTACCGGCTGGGTTATCCTACTGATAGTCGTTTTAGGGCTGATGACAGGTATCTCAAGAGAAGTGTGGATTGCACTGAGTGCGGCTATTTTATGCATGTATTTTGTATGGCAAAATCTTAAAGGGGCGAAGCGCCATGTCGCTTTACCTATTAACGCCGATATGCAGAAAACCGCAGCGATACCTGATCTTGGCGATTATCCTATTACCCCGTCGCAGCTCGAACCCGAACATACCCCTGAAGGTAGCAGTGTGAATCAGCCCCCATCGGTTGATAAAGCCAAAAAAACCGAAACCTCCCGAGGATCTTTGGCCCGCGCATCCTGGTTACGTCCTGGTGAGCTGGCGGTTGTGGCTGGAATAAATTTACCCGACGGCATGGTTTACATTGGTAATAAATACAAAAGTAATCGTACCGGTGCGGAACCTGCATTTATTAACCCATCGATGGATGTTGCTGAACAAGAAATAGATATCTCCCTGCCACTGATTGATAATGCGCCTGATTACTCGACATGTTCGCCACAAGCGAGAAGGGCCTATTTACAGTGGCTCGCTGATGGACGTAAATCACCTCTTGTGCATATTGGTTATGTTTTCTTATTCTTTTACGGTTTGGAACATCGGATTTTGATCGATGCCGCTATCGACCCAGTAGCGAAAAAAGAACTTCCTATTCTTGAAGAAGAAATTAATCGCCTACTAAATATTTATGGGAAAAATAACGCATTTAATCATTATGCGCAGAATTTGTTGGTTTATATATCCCGAGTGAATATAGAAGAGAAACTCTATCTCTCTCCACCGCCCTTAACGCGCGAGGCATCGACAGAGCTACCACTGGCGCTACTGGTTGGTTTAGGGCAATTAGCTGTTGACCAGCAGCCTTTACCCGCCGCCTGGGCGCTTGCCTGGGGCGAGGCTGACCCGGCGATAAATCAGAATATTTCGATGGCGCATTGTGCTGATATATTCGCCTCACTTTTTCAACAGCGTTATCGTGAACAGTATGGAAACGGATTTTTATTACCCGTCAATAGAACCAAGTTATTGATATTTTATCGTCCTGCTTCTGCGGGCCTAATGGGGCAGGAGTTCTTTCAGCAGATGGGAGACCTGCCAAATGTCGCAGTGTGTAAAGCGCACCGGGATAAACTGAGACCAATATTTGAATCTTGCCAGCATGATCTAGACATCTATAACCGTTTTGCCAGTGTCAATCCAAAGAAAAAAATGTCACTGGAAGGGCAACTCTTGCTGCCGTCGCCGTTGTGGTCAGAGGCATTAAAAACCGAGTTAGAGAGTATTAAAACGAGGGTCGGTTATGGGTTGCTGATGGTCACGCTGGATGAACTTTTTCTCCGGCTGAGCACGGCCTGTGGCACCAAGCCGTTAGAGCGTTTATCTCGCAGTCATGTTATGGCATTAACTTTTGCACTCGCCTCTCTGCAAGTGGGTATTGAACCTGATGTCAGTGCTGATAACCGCACACCGGTGTTGCAAGATACCGTAGCACTGTTCCCTATTGAATCAATGGTTGCTGAATCTGCAACTTTTGCTGAGTACCGCGTGACTATGCTTGCGGTGGAGTTGGCTTGTGCAGCGGTGATGATCGATGGGCGTATTGGTGAGCCAGAATCCATGATATTGACCCGGCATATTGATGCCTGGGGTTATCTTAGCCCCGGTCAACGTATGCGGCTGAAAGCCTATCTCCAACCCGGTATCAGGAAAAGCAATACCCTGCTGGCATTGAAAAATAACCTTGAACCGCTCTCGCTGGATAATCGGCGGGCTATTGCTCGCTTCTTGGCACATCTGATTCAAGTGGAGGGAACCATTACACCGCCAGAAGTGAAATTTCTTGAACGGGTATATAAGCGTTTTGCCTTAGACAGCAAATTGGTTTATAGCGATCTTGATAGTCGGGCAACACCTATGACGCTGAGTCTGCCGTCTCAGACCGCTGAAGTTATTAATGATACTGACCGCATTAATCTGTTAAAAAATGAAAGCCAGAGATTAGTGGCGTTGCTTGAGAATCTGTTTGTTACTGAAACCGTCGATGCGGCGGTTCAGGAAGAGATTAATCCGCAATCAATGGCGGCAATTACGGCCAGTTTGCCTGATAGTATCGCAACCTTCTTGAAGTTATTGATTTCACGTGATGCTTGGGAAAAGGTGAAGTTAACCGAAATAGCGTTAGATATGGAAATCAAAATTGAAGATGCGCTGATTGAAATAAACCGCAAGGTATTATCGGCGTTTGATGCACCGTTGATCACCGGCGAAGAAATTATTGCAATAAACCGTGATATATCAGCAGCACTACTAATATGA
- the yjjG gene encoding pyrimidine 5'-nucleotidase, translated as MKYQWILFDADETLFHFDAYQGLKLMFSRFNVDFSVQDFDYYQLVNKPLWVDYQDGKISASELQNTRFEMWAEKLGVAASRLNSEFLVAMADICSLLPGARELVDALSGKVNMGIITNGFTELQTIRLERTGLKNVFSPLIISEQVGVAKPDVAIFEHAFNLMNNPAKEHILMVGDNLHSDIQGGINAGIDTCWLNMHGSVPDDNIAPRYQVSSLAELQKLLLA; from the coding sequence ATGAAATACCAATGGATACTGTTCGATGCGGATGAGACATTATTTCACTTTGATGCGTATCAGGGATTAAAGCTGATGTTTTCTCGCTTTAACGTGGATTTTTCCGTGCAGGATTTCGACTATTATCAATTGGTTAATAAACCATTGTGGGTTGATTATCAAGATGGGAAAATATCCGCCAGCGAATTACAAAACACCCGTTTTGAGATGTGGGCAGAGAAACTGGGTGTGGCAGCTAGCCGGTTGAACAGTGAGTTTTTAGTCGCCATGGCGGATATCTGTTCACTACTACCGGGTGCCCGTGAGTTGGTTGATGCCTTGAGTGGTAAAGTGAATATGGGCATTATTACCAATGGTTTTACTGAGCTACAAACGATACGTTTGGAACGTACCGGCCTGAAAAATGTCTTTTCTCCGCTGATCATTTCTGAACAAGTCGGGGTGGCTAAACCGGATGTTGCCATATTTGAGCATGCTTTCAATTTAATGAATAACCCGGCCAAAGAACATATTCTAATGGTTGGTGACAATCTGCATTCAGATATTCAGGGCGGCATTAATGCAGGTATCGATACTTGCTGGCTTAATATGCACGGCAGTGTGCCGGATGATAATATTGCGCCTCGCTACCAAGTCAGTTCGCTGGCAGAATTACAGAAATTACTATTGGCGTAA
- a CDS encoding RidA family protein: MTLLRKNYPHIANPVGAYVHSVQHNGLLYISGMTAFGTVAQGKSMAEQATEIFHQIANIAQAENSSFADLIKITLFVTDISQLSTLRDVMYQFYGENLPASSLVEVKSLFSPEINIEIETLFAVNPA, encoded by the coding sequence ATGACGTTACTTCGTAAAAACTATCCTCATATTGCTAACCCAGTGGGGGCTTACGTTCACAGCGTGCAACACAATGGATTACTCTATATTTCAGGTATGACGGCGTTCGGTACTGTAGCCCAAGGAAAAAGCATGGCCGAGCAGGCTACGGAGATTTTTCATCAAATCGCTAATATTGCACAGGCTGAAAATAGCAGTTTCGCTGATCTTATTAAGATAACGCTTTTTGTGACAGATATTTCCCAACTAAGTACCTTACGTGATGTGATGTATCAATTTTATGGTGAAAACTTACCAGCCAGCTCTTTGGTTGAAGTTAAAAGTTTATTCTCACCTGAGATAAATATTGAGATTGAAACCTTATTTGCTGTTAATCCAGCCTAA